The following coding sequences lie in one Niabella agricola genomic window:
- a CDS encoding glycoside hydrolase family 43 protein — translation MKRTISLFFLLLSLQIGIAQNTTAVSNNPLPVQFGDPYVLHVKGDQYYMYGTGGGAKKGFSAYSSKDLVNWKPEGQIYSGDNKNGWGIHSFWAPEVYEHNGKFYLFYSAQWKENPNNELENFKIGVAVADKPTGPFVDLYARPVFDPGYPLIDANVLFEPDGKVYLYYSRCCYKHAVDSEIADWARKKGWFKEIEESWVYGVELKPDFSGVIGEPVLLLRPPVKMSDRQSEWESRSVTSKEVNRRWTEGSFIFKHKNLYYMMYSANYFGGKNYAVGYATSKTPLGPFKKAANNPVLQKNIEKGGIVTGTGHNSITFSPDGKQMYCVYHARTSQTGDERVVFIDPMNIDKNGLLKVAGPTTK, via the coding sequence ATGAAACGAACGATTTCGCTATTTTTTCTTTTACTGTCCCTTCAGATCGGGATCGCCCAAAATACCACCGCGGTTTCCAATAATCCGCTGCCCGTTCAATTTGGCGACCCATATGTGTTGCACGTAAAAGGAGACCAATATTATATGTACGGCACAGGCGGCGGCGCAAAAAAAGGGTTCAGCGCTTATTCCTCAAAAGACCTGGTAAACTGGAAACCGGAGGGACAGATTTATTCCGGAGATAATAAAAACGGGTGGGGCATCCATTCGTTCTGGGCGCCAGAGGTATATGAACATAATGGTAAATTTTACCTGTTCTACAGTGCACAATGGAAAGAAAACCCAAACAACGAACTGGAAAATTTCAAGATCGGTGTTGCGGTTGCGGACAAACCCACAGGACCTTTTGTTGACCTATATGCACGGCCGGTTTTTGATCCGGGCTATCCCCTCATCGACGCCAATGTTTTATTTGAACCCGACGGAAAAGTATATCTTTACTATTCCCGCTGCTGTTATAAACACGCCGTTGATAGTGAAATCGCCGACTGGGCCAGGAAAAAGGGCTGGTTTAAAGAGATCGAAGAAAGCTGGGTATACGGGGTGGAGTTGAAACCGGATTTCAGCGGTGTTATTGGTGAACCCGTCTTGCTGCTGCGTCCGCCTGTAAAGATGAGCGACCGGCAATCGGAATGGGAAAGCCGCTCCGTTACCTCAAAAGAAGTGAACCGGCGCTGGACCGAAGGCTCCTTTATCTTTAAGCATAAGAATCTTTACTATATGATGTATTCTGCCAATTATTTTGGCGGTAAAAACTATGCCGTGGGCTATGCTACCTCCAAAACACCATTAGGTCCCTTTAAAAAGGCAGCCAACAACCCGGTATTGCAAAAGAATATTGAAAAAGGCGGCATCGTTACCGGAACCGGGCATAACAGCATTACCTTTTCACCCGATGGCAAACAAATGTATTGCGTTTATCACGCCCGCACCAGCCAGACCGGTGATGAGCGGGTGGTATTTATCGATCCTATGAACATTGATAAAAACGGCTTGCTGAAAGTAGCGGGCCCCACAACGAAGTAG
- a CDS encoding sulfatase encodes MFYRGIGLLLLAGICFGAGAQARPNIILILADDLGYKDCGFTGSKTFQTPVIDGLSRSGMVFTQAYAAAGNCAPSRACLMSGLYTPRHGVYAVGSTTRGAKDQMRLLPVPNTNSLRPGIVTMAEALKAKGYATGLFGKWHLGKETATSPLAQGFDTYVDTRLPNPNKRRNEPEDPKGIFSLTDAALNFVEKNKQHPFFVFLSHHAIHSAQEARPASIERFRKQGLTARQALYAACVYDLDESIGKVKQYLETAGLSSNTLVIFTSDNGATQESSQEPLRGNKGCYYEGGIREPFIAWWPGKIKPGYNATPVINIDLYPTFLELAGGAVSNLDGESLLPLLTGRAGYTRRPALFWHFPGYLDQPVIRGRDQVFRSRPVTVIRKGDWKLHLYHEEWLLDGGDAAIDHNNAIELYNLKADEGERNNLASGNKAKRDELLKDLLQWLKQTKAPLPQPLKDRKQLDQGDNAESE; translated from the coding sequence ATGTTTTACAGAGGCATTGGGCTGTTGCTGCTTGCAGGCATTTGCTTTGGAGCCGGAGCACAGGCCCGCCCCAATATCATATTGATACTTGCAGATGATCTGGGTTATAAGGATTGCGGCTTTACAGGCAGCAAGACCTTTCAAACCCCGGTGATCGACGGGTTGTCGCGCAGTGGAATGGTGTTTACCCAGGCCTATGCGGCTGCAGGCAACTGTGCCCCTTCAAGAGCCTGTTTAATGAGCGGACTTTATACGCCCCGGCATGGCGTATATGCCGTGGGCAGCACCACGCGCGGAGCCAAAGATCAGATGCGCCTGCTGCCGGTTCCCAATACAAACAGTCTCCGGCCGGGTATCGTTACCATGGCCGAGGCATTAAAGGCAAAGGGCTATGCAACCGGGTTGTTTGGTAAATGGCACCTGGGAAAAGAAACCGCTACCAGCCCTTTGGCTCAGGGATTTGACACTTATGTGGATACCCGGCTCCCCAATCCCAACAAACGAAGAAATGAACCGGAGGACCCTAAAGGAATCTTTTCCCTAACAGATGCTGCTTTGAATTTTGTGGAGAAAAACAAGCAACATCCATTTTTTGTGTTTCTGTCGCATCATGCCATTCATTCGGCCCAGGAGGCAAGACCTGCCAGCATCGAACGGTTCCGGAAGCAGGGATTAACTGCCCGCCAGGCGCTTTATGCAGCCTGTGTCTACGATCTGGATGAGAGCATCGGAAAAGTAAAACAGTACCTGGAAACTGCAGGACTTTCCTCAAACACGCTGGTGATTTTTACCAGCGATAATGGGGCTACGCAGGAGTCTTCACAGGAACCACTGCGGGGTAACAAAGGCTGTTATTATGAAGGGGGGATCCGCGAACCCTTTATCGCCTGGTGGCCCGGGAAAATAAAACCGGGCTATAACGCTACGCCGGTGATCAATATTGATCTGTACCCAACTTTTCTTGAACTGGCAGGTGGGGCGGTCTCAAACCTGGATGGGGAGAGTCTTTTGCCGCTGCTAACGGGGCGCGCAGGATATACCCGCAGGCCGGCCCTATTCTGGCATTTTCCTGGTTACCTGGATCAGCCGGTGATCCGTGGGAGGGATCAGGTATTTCGTTCAAGACCGGTGACTGTAATCCGGAAAGGAGATTGGAAGCTGCACCTGTATCATGAAGAATGGCTGTTGGATGGTGGCGATGCGGCTATCGATCACAACAATGCCATCGAGTTATACAACCTCAAAGCAGACGAGGGGGAGCGGAATAATCTTGCATCGGGGAATAAAGCCAAACGCGACGAGCTGCTGAAAGACCTGTTGCAGTGGTTGAAACAAACAAAAGCACCCCTGCCGCAGCCACTAAAAGACCGGAAACAACTGGATCAGGGCGATAACGCAGAAAGCGAATGA
- a CDS encoding sulfatase, protein MHFSRLKRHMIFFSLLLSLYTEAQQRPNIIFILADDLGYSELGSYGNTFNETPALDRLATEGMRFSCFYAAAPVCSPYRVALMTGQYPARVGITDYLRPRAARHLDTGYVTLPELLKMQGYHTGIVGKWHLSGYVKEGAPEETLPDRHGFDEVLVSENRGIGEGTYFYPYDFNREIVKRLPGTHEYITDRQNLEALEFIKRNRNQPFFLFLSHYAVHTTVHGKPELVRHFQRKKNAGASPPSQQNPENAPYKKWPSGSKATRNNPHLAAQLKGIDDGVGAIVHLLKELQIDRNTLIIFTSDNGGETTITTNAPLRGGKSTLYEGGIREPFIAWWPGKIQANAICKQPLASYDIYPTLAALTGAKGRHQPLDGISFSSLLQNPEGSLPQRDFYWHYPLEKPHFLGGRSAGSIRSGAWKLITFFDDGHKELYNLDEDPGEKTDLAAVYPSRVAALDATLQQWQQSVNATH, encoded by the coding sequence ATGCATTTTTCCAGGCTGAAACGTCATATGATCTTTTTCTCTTTATTGTTGTCCTTATATACGGAGGCACAGCAACGGCCCAATATTATTTTTATCCTCGCCGATGACCTGGGCTATAGCGAACTGGGCAGTTATGGAAATACCTTTAACGAAACGCCTGCATTGGACCGGCTTGCAACCGAAGGCATGCGGTTCTCCTGCTTCTACGCTGCTGCTCCCGTTTGCTCTCCCTACCGCGTGGCATTAATGACCGGCCAATACCCGGCGCGTGTCGGCATTACCGACTACCTGCGTCCCCGGGCTGCCAGGCACCTGGATACCGGTTATGTAACGCTTCCTGAACTGTTAAAAATGCAGGGTTATCATACGGGTATTGTTGGAAAATGGCATTTGTCCGGGTATGTAAAAGAAGGTGCGCCGGAGGAAACGCTCCCAGACCGGCATGGATTTGATGAAGTACTTGTAAGCGAGAACCGGGGGATTGGTGAAGGCACATATTTTTATCCTTATGATTTCAACCGCGAAATTGTAAAACGGCTGCCGGGAACTCATGAATATATTACCGACCGACAAAACCTGGAAGCCCTGGAATTTATAAAGCGGAACCGGAACCAGCCTTTCTTTTTGTTCCTGAGCCATTATGCAGTTCATACAACGGTACACGGCAAACCGGAACTGGTTCGCCATTTTCAGCGAAAAAAAAATGCGGGTGCCAGTCCGCCAAGCCAACAAAACCCGGAAAACGCCCCTTATAAAAAATGGCCTTCCGGCTCAAAAGCCACCCGCAATAATCCGCACCTGGCAGCACAGCTCAAAGGGATCGATGATGGCGTGGGTGCCATTGTGCATCTTTTAAAAGAGCTGCAAATCGATCGCAATACTCTTATTATTTTTACCAGCGACAACGGCGGTGAAACAACCATTACCACCAATGCACCACTGCGGGGCGGCAAAAGTACGTTATATGAAGGCGGCATCCGTGAGCCGTTTATAGCCTGGTGGCCCGGAAAAATACAGGCGAACGCCATTTGCAAACAACCACTTGCCAGTTATGATATTTATCCTACGCTGGCAGCGTTAACCGGTGCCAAAGGCAGGCACCAGCCATTGGACGGCATTTCATTCAGCTCATTGCTACAAAACCCGGAAGGATCTTTGCCTCAACGGGATTTTTACTGGCATTATCCGCTGGAAAAGCCACATTTCTTAGGCGGCCGGTCTGCGGGGAGCATCCGCAGCGGCGCCTGGAAGCTGATTACTTTTTTTGACGACGGACATAAGGAATTATATAACCTGGATGAGGATCCCGGTGAAAAAACCGATCTGGCCGCAGTGTATCCCAGCCGTGTGGCTGCGCTGGATGCCACATTGCAGCAATGGCAGCAATCTGTAAACGCAACCCATTAA
- a CDS encoding SusC/RagA family TonB-linked outer membrane protein encodes MRTVVLINYSRTPGFRKQLLILFAILLAGITAGAQDNRIRVTGTIKNLWGDPVPDASVIVKGRSAGTTSKSDGTFSLNVPGNAVLLVSHAQYKRVEVAVRNKTQLFITLDSTVSDMDEVVVVGYGQLKKSDVTGAISKLNLDKEMDNRFISVTEALQGRMAGVQIINNTGEPGGGVTFNIRGKTSVTGDNQPLIVIDGQPVESSYGATKAGMGVDGGLDISAANPLASLNPNDIASVDILKDASSTAIYGSRGANGVVLITTKSGKAGKNGRDKLTYTTRFDLSRLPRKIKMLGARDFMTYKNEANLNDGKDSVYTQHAIDSILATGISMDWQDAIYETALSQDHQVALSGRDGRNDYLVSGNYSDQRGIIKNAQYKRYGFRANFSRQVNDKLKISIKNYFSMADRYYGQQSNWTGIMGSSAVMGALVTNPLQEPFEADGDLDETFANNPVLVTTLVKDKTQIRTLTSNLNLDYEIVKGLKYTLRAGLNDMYSLRNVYYPRGTFVGNTAPNGYATRADNSNTNYLADHLLTYRKVLDQKHSLNIVAGYSYQRWINKSTSVTNMNFPSDQMTYYNFNSALSPGRFLTNGPRTKVLQSFLSRINYTYDQRYVVTLTGRADGSSRLAPGNKWNFFPAAGLGWNTSNEAFFEPWKKVISTLKFRASYGVSGNENVAIGATQAKYGIDYVVLGSGIAPGYVLSDFQNPNLGWENTKQLNIGMDLSFLKDRLSFSIDYYKKNTTDLLINLALPSSSGYSDMFTNIGEVLNKGIDMEATYNVINKGPLTWNISANFSKYSNKVLDMGSLGITYGRVYVVAGAIILSQPLQVAKVGYPISSFWGYKTNGVYQTQEEVDAGPEKGKTKPGMTRFVDVNGDGQITEDDKTIIGNPAPDFTYGMSHEFTYKNFSFGINVIGSRGNQLINLNQWMVGANNTSGNFNATQEAWDRRWTGPGTSNQYTRPTNNTIRFSQRFPDWMVEDASFLRIQTVRLGYAFNLKKKAPIQGLRVFVSATNLYTFTNYSWYDPNINAFDSDALGSGMDYGTLPLPRTFSAGLELGL; translated from the coding sequence ATGAGAACTGTAGTATTAATAAATTACAGCCGGACGCCGGGCTTTCGGAAACAGCTATTGATCCTGTTTGCCATATTGCTGGCAGGCATCACTGCGGGGGCGCAGGACAACCGGATCCGGGTAACGGGAACCATAAAAAATTTATGGGGTGATCCCGTACCGGATGCTTCGGTGATTGTAAAAGGCCGCAGTGCCGGAACTACATCTAAATCCGACGGAACCTTTTCCCTCAATGTTCCCGGAAATGCGGTATTACTGGTGTCACATGCACAATACAAGCGGGTAGAAGTGGCTGTGCGCAATAAAACACAATTATTTATTACCCTGGATTCGACCGTGTCTGATATGGATGAGGTGGTGGTTGTGGGGTACGGACAGCTTAAAAAAAGCGATGTGACCGGTGCGATAAGCAAACTGAACCTGGACAAGGAAATGGATAATCGCTTCATATCGGTAACCGAAGCGTTGCAGGGTCGAATGGCCGGAGTACAGATCATCAACAATACAGGGGAGCCAGGCGGGGGCGTAACCTTCAACATCCGGGGGAAAACTTCGGTGACCGGTGATAACCAGCCGCTGATCGTTATCGACGGACAGCCCGTTGAATCCAGTTATGGTGCTACCAAGGCGGGTATGGGAGTAGATGGAGGGCTGGATATTTCTGCAGCCAACCCCTTGGCTTCGCTGAATCCGAATGATATTGCTTCCGTGGACATCCTGAAAGATGCTTCATCAACGGCCATTTACGGATCGAGGGGTGCAAATGGTGTAGTATTGATTACCACCAAGTCGGGCAAAGCGGGTAAGAATGGCCGTGATAAACTTACCTATACCACAAGATTTGACCTGAGCCGTTTGCCCCGGAAAATAAAAATGTTAGGTGCCCGCGATTTTATGACCTATAAAAACGAAGCCAACCTGAATGACGGAAAGGACTCGGTGTATACCCAACATGCAATAGACTCCATACTGGCAACCGGCATCAGCATGGACTGGCAGGATGCAATCTATGAAACGGCGTTGTCGCAGGACCACCAGGTTGCTTTATCCGGCCGCGACGGGCGCAACGACTATCTGGTGAGCGGCAATTATTCGGACCAGCGGGGCATCATCAAAAATGCACAGTACAAGCGCTACGGCTTCCGCGCCAATTTTTCGCGGCAGGTCAACGACAAACTGAAGATCAGTATTAAAAATTATTTTTCGATGGCAGACCGGTATTATGGTCAGCAATCCAACTGGACCGGTATCATGGGCTCTTCAGCGGTAATGGGCGCATTGGTCACCAACCCGCTTCAGGAGCCTTTTGAGGCGGATGGGGATCTTGACGAAACCTTTGCCAATAATCCGGTGCTGGTAACTACATTGGTGAAGGATAAAACGCAGATCCGCACCCTGACCAGCAACCTGAACCTCGACTATGAGATTGTGAAGGGTTTGAAATACACGCTGCGCGCGGGGTTGAACGATATGTACTCGCTCCGGAATGTATATTATCCGCGCGGTACTTTTGTGGGCAACACGGCTCCCAACGGCTATGCTACCCGGGCAGATAACTCCAATACAAACTATCTGGCAGATCACCTGCTTACATACCGGAAAGTACTGGACCAAAAACATTCGCTGAACATTGTGGCGGGCTACTCCTATCAGCGCTGGATTAACAAATCGACCAGCGTAACGAATATGAATTTTCCTTCGGATCAGATGACCTACTATAATTTCAATAGTGCATTGTCGCCCGGGAGATTCCTCACAAATGGACCCCGCACCAAAGTACTGCAGTCGTTCCTTAGCCGGATCAATTATACCTATGATCAGCGGTATGTGGTGACACTAACGGGCAGGGCGGACGGGTCGTCCCGACTGGCCCCGGGAAATAAATGGAACTTCTTTCCAGCTGCAGGACTAGGATGGAATACGTCAAATGAAGCGTTTTTCGAACCCTGGAAAAAAGTAATCTCTACGTTGAAATTCCGCGCCAGCTATGGTGTCAGCGGAAATGAGAATGTGGCCATCGGAGCCACCCAGGCAAAATATGGAATCGATTATGTGGTGCTGGGCAGCGGTATTGCACCCGGCTATGTACTCAGCGATTTTCAAAACCCAAACCTGGGCTGGGAGAATACAAAGCAGCTGAATATCGGTATGGATCTTTCTTTTTTAAAAGACCGTCTGAGTTTTTCGATCGATTATTATAAAAAGAATACAACCGACCTGCTCATTAACCTGGCCCTACCCAGCTCCTCCGGTTACAGCGATATGTTTACCAATATAGGAGAAGTACTCAATAAGGGCATTGATATGGAGGCCACATATAATGTAATCAACAAAGGGCCACTTACCTGGAATATTTCCGCCAACTTCTCCAAGTATTCCAATAAAGTATTGGATATGGGATCATTGGGTATTACCTATGGCCGCGTTTATGTGGTGGCCGGAGCAATCATTCTTAGTCAGCCCCTGCAAGTGGCAAAAGTCGGTTATCCCATTTCTTCTTTCTGGGGGTATAAAACCAACGGCGTTTACCAAACGCAGGAAGAAGTGGATGCCGGTCCTGAAAAGGGAAAGACAAAACCAGGTATGACCCGGTTTGTAGATGTGAATGGCGACGGGCAGATCACGGAAGATGATAAAACGATTATCGGAAATCCTGCGCCCGATTTTACATATGGGATGAGCCATGAGTTTACCTATAAAAATTTTTCATTCGGGATTAACGTTATTGGAAGCAGGGGCAACCAGCTTATCAACCTGAATCAATGGATGGTAGGTGCCAACAATACCAGCGGTAATTTCAATGCCACGCAGGAAGCCTGGGACCGCCGCTGGACCGGCCCCGGCACCAGCAATCAATATACCCGCCCCACCAATAATACGATTCGCTTTTCGCAGCGGTTTCCCGATTGGATGGTGGAAGATGCCTCCTTCCTGAGGATTCAGACCGTGCGCCTGGGATATGCTTTTAATTTGAAAAAGAAGGCGCCCATTCAGGGATTGCGGGTATTTGTGTCTGCTACAAATCTTTACACCTTTACCAATTATTCCTGGTATGACCCAAACATCAATGCGTTTGATAGCGATGCGCTTGGCAGTGGTATGGATTATGGTACGTTACCGCTGCCCCGTACGTTCTCGGCCGGATTAGAACTAGGGTTGTGA
- a CDS encoding RagB/SusD family nutrient uptake outer membrane protein, which yields MKYIIALLLTVAVLEGCSLKEDLLDVPTPATINSERDLEVVVKGLYARLNNSNAFKFRGMAMLFLSADDLYAAASGELLPFSDRTLTSVNVSGFWSVLYFTIGSANDLIAQLDAKNLDPAAEQRAYGDAYFIRAFCYYYLVRLYGGVPLRLKATDVDADFYLPRSSVQEVYTQIFSDLERAAALLPLAKNIPVAELGRASKGAAQAIYAQAALTYGNQLALKGQDGNTYYQKTITYADSVIQSNQYQLLANYKDLFDINRENDAYNEVIFGVRFMVDQQDRAQPAAGSEFALRFGAPNTHQVCGNPPNGAGDGSMRVMPWVADYYRTGDYDSLINGIKVIDYRNEGAFFQKGYNVTQKKYYAVYPNLPAADEGTITTPLISKYIDPNGKDGRNNGNDFFVIRFAEIYLIKAEAENELNGPTATALEAFNKVRARARNANGIQRAVPANIEPGISKDAFRVKVFDDRGLELAGEGQRWFDLVRMRSPLSPSQTMFEYQFKEVLSKYPQKMPTYNTTTKKYTNEFAVNAPQMSIEMPKSLLYPLPADEITQNPNIGTANQNPGW from the coding sequence ATGAAATATATTATTGCATTACTGCTGACAGTCGCTGTATTAGAAGGCTGCAGCTTAAAGGAAGACCTGCTCGATGTGCCCACTCCGGCTACCATCAACAGTGAACGGGACCTGGAAGTGGTAGTAAAGGGATTGTATGCGCGCCTGAATAATTCCAATGCCTTTAAATTCCGGGGCATGGCCATGTTATTTCTTTCCGCAGATGATTTGTATGCCGCTGCGTCTGGTGAGTTGCTGCCTTTTTCGGATCGTACCCTTACTTCGGTAAATGTATCAGGTTTTTGGAGCGTGTTGTATTTTACCATCGGCAGTGCCAATGACCTGATCGCACAGCTGGATGCAAAAAACCTCGATCCCGCGGCGGAACAACGTGCTTACGGAGACGCATATTTTATCAGGGCGTTCTGCTACTATTACCTGGTACGGTTATATGGTGGCGTACCGCTACGGTTGAAGGCTACGGATGTTGATGCTGATTTCTACCTGCCGCGCAGCTCAGTACAGGAAGTGTATACGCAGATCTTTTCTGACCTGGAAAGAGCGGCTGCATTGTTGCCCCTGGCAAAAAACATCCCGGTGGCAGAACTGGGCCGTGCATCCAAAGGAGCGGCGCAGGCCATTTACGCCCAGGCCGCATTAACCTATGGCAATCAGCTGGCGTTAAAAGGACAGGATGGAAATACCTATTATCAGAAAACTATAACCTATGCCGATTCAGTGATCCAAAGCAACCAGTACCAGTTGCTGGCGAATTACAAAGACCTGTTTGACATCAACCGAGAGAATGATGCCTACAACGAAGTGATCTTCGGTGTGCGGTTTATGGTAGATCAGCAGGACCGGGCTCAACCGGCAGCAGGCTCAGAGTTTGCATTGCGCTTTGGTGCACCCAATACGCATCAGGTTTGTGGCAATCCGCCCAATGGAGCGGGAGATGGTTCTATGCGGGTAATGCCCTGGGTAGCGGATTATTATCGTACCGGTGATTACGATTCATTGATCAACGGGATAAAGGTCATCGATTACCGTAACGAAGGCGCTTTTTTTCAGAAAGGGTATAATGTTACCCAAAAAAAATATTATGCTGTGTATCCCAACCTGCCTGCGGCAGATGAAGGGACCATCACCACGCCGCTGATCAGCAAGTATATTGATCCCAATGGCAAAGATGGGCGTAATAACGGGAATGATTTTTTTGTTATTCGTTTTGCAGAGATCTACCTGATAAAAGCTGAAGCAGAAAATGAATTGAACGGACCCACTGCAACAGCGCTTGAAGCCTTCAATAAGGTAAGGGCGCGGGCCCGGAACGCAAATGGTATTCAACGGGCTGTGCCGGCCAATATTGAGCCGGGGATATCCAAAGATGCATTCCGGGTGAAGGTATTTGACGACCGTGGTCTTGAACTGGCAGGGGAAGGACAGCGCTGGTTCGATCTCGTTCGCATGCGCAGTCCGCTGAGCCCGTCACAAACCATGTTTGAATACCAGTTTAAAGAAGTGCTGTCAAAATACCCGCAAAAGATGCCGACGTACAATACGACCACAAAAAAGTATACCAATGAATTTGCCGTCAATGCGCCGCAGATGAGTATTGAGATGCCCAAAAGCCTGCTGTACCCGCTGCCGGCCGATGAGATCACGCAAAATCCGAATATCGGAACTGCCAATCAGAATCCTGGGTGGTAA
- a CDS encoding arylsulfatase, which translates to MFRFSVFILLLGVSVFAGAQVKPNILLIMADDMGYSDIGAYGGEIKTPHLDQLAKEGIRYRQFYNAARCCPTRASLLTGLYPHQAGMGWMAAADLGTGPAYQDNLNNECVTIAEVLKTAGYSTYMTGKWHVTNERKIDGAVTDSWPRQRGFDRYFGIIPGGANYFTPMLYSDNRKYKAPDHFYLTNAISDTSVRFLNDHFRGEKKAPFFMYVAYTAPHWPLHALKERIDKYRETYKKGWDAIRAERFKKQKEIGLFPASAVCTPRDATVSAWDRLTDKEQEEMSMRMAIYAAQIDIMDEGIGKIMQTLKENNALDNTLIFFLSDNGACAEFISSGESKAVDGTAETFESYRLPWANVSSTPFQQYKHFTHEGGIATPLIVHWPEGINARLNDQFVSGYGHITDIMATCVAVSGARYPSVFRGHKIHPMEGKSLLPHFSGQSNNRGRIYWEHEANIALRNGKWKLVAKTPEGAAFSMDSLQLYDMEADPTEMNNLGRTDPRRVTAMYADWEAWARKIGAFPLDTREYNVRMQAYRRNINGGFDDNLGGWNVHRAEEMKGSIAIDDNSRISGERSAYITVAQPAARPASLSMLWPFRAQQGERFLVRLKATALQNTHFFVRLESTAPGAGKVIDREVELKPHKEQFEFASEAIPENGMYRVGLYFGTAAAGTRLWIDDVELVPIKK; encoded by the coding sequence ATGTTCCGCTTTTCAGTCTTTATACTTTTATTGGGCGTTTCCGTGTTTGCCGGCGCGCAGGTAAAGCCTAATATCCTGCTCATAATGGCAGATGATATGGGCTATTCCGATATAGGAGCCTACGGCGGGGAAATTAAAACACCGCATCTTGATCAGCTGGCAAAAGAAGGCATCCGTTACCGGCAATTTTATAATGCGGCAAGATGTTGCCCAACGCGGGCGTCGCTGCTGACAGGTCTTTATCCACACCAGGCGGGGATGGGCTGGATGGCGGCAGCAGATCTGGGAACCGGTCCGGCTTACCAGGATAACCTGAACAACGAATGTGTCACTATTGCTGAAGTGCTGAAAACAGCAGGCTACAGTACCTACATGACTGGCAAATGGCATGTGACCAATGAGCGGAAGATAGACGGTGCAGTAACCGATAGCTGGCCCCGGCAACGGGGATTCGACCGTTATTTCGGTATCATACCCGGTGGTGCCAATTACTTTACTCCAATGCTTTACAGCGATAACCGGAAATATAAGGCACCGGATCATTTTTATCTGACTAATGCGATCTCCGATACCAGTGTGCGTTTTTTGAATGATCATTTCCGTGGCGAAAAAAAAGCCCCGTTTTTTATGTACGTGGCGTATACCGCACCACACTGGCCGCTGCACGCGCTTAAAGAACGGATCGATAAATACAGGGAAACGTATAAAAAAGGCTGGGATGCCATAAGAGCCGAACGTTTTAAAAAACAAAAAGAGATCGGTTTGTTCCCCGCTTCGGCTGTATGTACGCCGAGAGACGCCACAGTTTCCGCATGGGACCGGCTGACAGATAAGGAGCAGGAGGAAATGAGCATGCGCATGGCAATCTACGCCGCGCAGATCGATATCATGGATGAGGGCATTGGGAAGATCATGCAAACGCTGAAAGAAAACAATGCACTGGACAATACGTTGATCTTTTTTCTTAGTGATAACGGCGCCTGTGCAGAGTTTATCAGCAGTGGTGAAAGCAAGGCGGTGGATGGAACCGCTGAAACATTTGAAAGTTACCGCCTGCCCTGGGCCAATGTGAGTAGCACGCCGTTTCAGCAGTATAAACATTTCACGCATGAAGGAGGAATTGCCACACCGCTGATTGTGCACTGGCCGGAAGGCATCAACGCCCGCCTGAATGATCAGTTCGTTTCCGGTTACGGGCATATCACCGATATTATGGCTACCTGTGTGGCCGTGTCAGGTGCACGGTACCCATCCGTTTTTCGGGGGCACAAGATTCATCCGATGGAGGGAAAAAGTCTCCTTCCGCATTTTTCGGGTCAGTCCAATAACCGTGGCCGGATCTACTGGGAGCATGAAGCCAATATCGCCCTGCGCAATGGCAAATGGAAGTTGGTGGCCAAAACGCCGGAGGGTGCCGCTTTTTCAATGGACTCGTTACAATTGTATGATATGGAAGCAGATCCTACGGAGATGAACAACCTGGGCCGAACGGATCCCCGGAGGGTAACAGCCATGTATGCCGATTGGGAAGCATGGGCCCGTAAGATAGGCGCCTTCCCCCTGGATACAAGGGAGTATAACGTGCGGATGCAGGCCTACCGCAGGAATATTAATGGAGGTTTTGATGACAACCTGGGTGGTTGGAATGTACACCGTGCGGAAGAAATGAAAGGCTCGATAGCAATTGATGACAATAGCCGTATCTCCGGGGAAAGGTCGGCATACATTACGGTAGCGCAGCCTGCCGCCAGGCCTGCGAGTCTCTCAATGCTGTGGCCCTTTAGAGCGCAACAGGGCGAACGTTTTTTAGTAAGACTGAAGGCAACCGCGCTACAAAACACCCACTTCTTCGTCCGCCTGGAAAGCACCGCCCCGGGGGCAGGGAAAGTGATTGACCGGGAAGTAGAATTAAAACCGCATAAGGAACAGTTTGAATTTGCATCCGAAGCCATTCCTGAAAATGGTATGTACCGGGTGGGTCTTTATTTTGGAACGGCAGCCGCCGGCACCAGGTTGTGGATCGATGATGTGGAATTAGTGCCTATAAAGAAATAA